In the genome of Sardina pilchardus chromosome 14, fSarPil1.1, whole genome shotgun sequence, one region contains:
- the LOC134101272 gene encoding uncharacterized protein LOC134101272, protein MRAVVLLLLVAVASAKQFEMEELAKILKRHGMDNYKRTTLGDWLCLIEHESNYDTQKQNTKKNKDGSTDYGLFQINNRHWCDDGTYRPTSNGCKIRCSELLKDDIQDAINCAKHIVSEHKGGLHAWVAWVNKCKGKDMSRYVPDQSSVPDTSCCPVYIPSSALLYCTILWMNSYCNMRAVVLLLLLVAFASAKRYGKGEIANILRRAGMDGFQGISLANWMCLIEHESQYDSEAKNPYNSDGSTDYGIFQINNRFWCKDPNFRGDGNGCGVSCSDLVRDINTSINCAKTVVSQSRDGIGAWVAWRNKCQGKDLSSYVRGI, encoded by the exons ATGCGAGCTGTTGTGCTTCTCTTGCTGGTGGCTGTAGCCAGTGCTAAACAGTTTGAGATGGAAGAACTGGCAAAAATTCTTAAGAGACATGGAATGGACAACTACAAGAGAACCACCCTCGGTGATT GGTTGTGTTTAATTGAACATGAGTCCAACTACGacactcaaaaacaaaacactaaaaaaaacaaggatGGCTCCACTGACTATGGTCTCTTCCAGATCAACAACAGGCACTGGTGTGATGATggaacatataggcctacatcaaatGGTTGTAAAATCCGCTGCTCAG aactGCTGAAAGATGACATCCAGGATGCTATCAACTGTGCCAAACACATTGTTAGTGAGCACAAAGGTGGACTGCATGCCTG GGTGGCCTGGGTTAACAAGTGCAAGGGCAAGGACATGAGTCGCTATGTTCCAGACCAGAGCTCTGTTCCAGACACATCATGTTGCCC AGTATATAtaccctcctctgctctcttatactgtacaatactgtGGATGAACTCCTACTGCAACATGAGAGCTGTTGTGCTGCTTCTTCTGCTAGTGGCTTTTGCCAGTGCTAAAAGGTATGGGAAAGGAGAGATAGCTAATATCCTGAGGAGGGCTGGAATGGATGGCTTCCAAGGAATTAGCCTTGCTAACT gGATGTGCCTGATTGAACATGAGTCCCAATATGACTCTGAGGCAAAAAACCCTTACAACAGCGATGGCTCCACTGACTATGGCATCTTCCAGATCAACAACCGCTTTTGGTGCAAAGACCCCAACTTTAGAGGGGATGGAAATGGCTGTGGGGTGTCCTGCTCAG ATCTGGTGAGAGACATCAACACATCTATCAACTGTGCTAAGACAGTTGTTAGCCAAAGCCGGGATGGAATCGGTGCCTG gGTGGCTTGGCGAAACAAGTGCCAGGGCAAAGACCTGAGCAGCTATGTTCGAGGAATTTAA
- the LOC134100343 gene encoding lysozyme C-like has translation MRAVVLLLLVAVASAKVFERCDLARKLKSAGIGGSLSDWVCLAKWESDYNTQAINRHNQDGSTDYGIFQINNHYWCNDPKFRGSNGCGVSCSALLSDNIQASINCAKIIARDQGMSAWVAWRNHCQGDTSSYIRGCGV, from the exons ATGCGAGCTGTTGTGCTTCTCCTGCTTGTGGCTGTAGCCAGTGCCAAAGTGTTCGAGAGATGTGACCTGGCAAGGAAACTGAAGTCTGCCGGAATAGGTGGCAGCCTCTCTGACT GGGTCTGCTTAGCCAAATGGGAGTCTGACTACAACACTCAGGCAATCAATCGTCACAATCAAGACGGCTCCACTGACTATGGCATCTTCCAGATCAACAACCACTATTGGTGCAATGACCCCAAATTTAGAGGGTCAAATGGCTGTGGGGTCTCCTGCTCAG CCCTACTTTCTGATAATATCCAGGCATCTATCAATTGTGCCAAGATCATAGCCAGAGACCAGGGAATGAGTGCCTG ggTGGCCTGGAGGAACCACTGCCAGGGAGACACAAGCAGCTACATTAGAGGCTGTGGGGTTTAA